In one Streptomyces sp. NBC_01241 genomic region, the following are encoded:
- a CDS encoding siderophore-interacting protein, whose protein sequence is MGQALPVSYVRVVGVERITPRTARVTFAGDALAELMEDRPDQQMKLCFPREGQEAPRLPEPDVDDTYGMRWYEAYLAIPEPERPLMRSFTVRAYDRRLGLMTVDFVLHGDEGPAARWGRAARPGDVLGMVGPSSMYARPLPAADWLLLAGDETALPAIGTLLESLPAGARAVVYAEVADEAERQVLDSPGEVTVHWVHRDRGETLTNAVRGAGLPAGSGAAWLAGEAGAVRALRRHLVEERGLPGTAVEFSGYWRANLGQDDAPTEEDLAWAKERAAEGTETS, encoded by the coding sequence ATGGGGCAGGCGTTGCCCGTGTCGTATGTACGGGTCGTGGGCGTGGAGCGGATTACCCCGCGTACGGCGCGGGTGACCTTCGCCGGGGACGCGTTGGCAGAGCTCATGGAGGACCGGCCCGACCAGCAGATGAAGCTCTGCTTCCCGAGGGAGGGGCAGGAGGCGCCCCGGCTGCCGGAGCCGGATGTCGACGACACGTACGGCATGCGGTGGTACGAGGCGTACCTCGCGATCCCCGAGCCCGAACGCCCACTGATGCGGAGCTTCACCGTTCGCGCGTACGACCGCCGACTCGGCCTGATGACCGTCGACTTCGTGCTGCACGGCGACGAAGGCCCCGCCGCCCGCTGGGGCCGGGCCGCGCGCCCTGGGGACGTCCTGGGCATGGTCGGCCCGTCGTCGATGTACGCCAGGCCGCTGCCCGCCGCCGACTGGCTGCTGCTGGCCGGGGACGAGACGGCGCTCCCGGCGATCGGGACGCTCCTGGAATCCCTTCCGGCCGGGGCGCGGGCGGTGGTGTACGCGGAGGTCGCCGACGAGGCGGAGCGGCAGGTGCTCGACTCGCCCGGCGAGGTGACCGTGCACTGGGTGCACCGGGACCGGGGCGAGACGCTCACGAACGCGGTGCGGGGCGCCGGCCTGCCCGCCGGGTCCGGCGCGGCATGGCTGGCCGGCGAGGCCGGGGCGGTGCGGGCGCTGCGCCGCCACCTGGTCGAGGAGCGCGGACTGCCCGGGACCGCCGTGGAGTTCAGCGGCTACTGGCGCGCGAACCTCGGCCAGGACGACGCCCCGACCGAGGAGGACCTGGCCTGGGCGAAGGAGCGGGCGGCGGAGGGGACGGAGACCTCATAG
- a CDS encoding S1 family peptidase, translated as MKKPLVGALFTVLLLGVGIAPAAATAAAGHDAAATGTVKEQVKAKAVNFAGTVALSNCSGSVVRTPDSQPNDPALVLSNGHCMESGFPGPGKVVFDQPSTRSFTLLNAAGSGVGTLRASKIAYGTMTDTDISVYQLTSTYAQIESSYGIKALELNTAHPVQGTAITVVSGYWKRTYACNVDGFVYRLKEGAWTWKDSVRYTSACQTIGGTSGSPVIDNATGKVVAVNNTGNENGQRCTDNNPCEVDESGNVTVRQGINYAQETYGIVPCIGTGNKFDLSRPGCVLPRP; from the coding sequence ATGAAGAAGCCTCTCGTCGGCGCGCTTTTCACCGTTCTGCTCCTCGGGGTGGGAATCGCACCCGCAGCCGCGACCGCGGCCGCCGGCCACGACGCGGCAGCCACCGGCACGGTCAAGGAACAGGTCAAGGCCAAGGCGGTCAACTTCGCCGGAACCGTGGCGCTCAGCAACTGTTCCGGCTCCGTCGTCCGTACGCCCGACTCCCAGCCCAACGACCCCGCGCTCGTGCTCTCCAACGGGCACTGCATGGAGTCGGGCTTCCCGGGACCGGGCAAGGTGGTGTTCGATCAGCCGTCCACCCGTAGCTTCACCCTGCTGAACGCCGCCGGCAGCGGAGTCGGCACCCTGCGGGCGAGCAAAATCGCGTACGGGACGATGACCGACACCGACATATCGGTGTACCAACTCACCAGCACCTACGCGCAGATCGAGAGCAGCTACGGCATCAAGGCCCTGGAGCTCAACACCGCGCACCCCGTCCAGGGCACTGCGATCACGGTCGTCTCCGGCTACTGGAAGCGTACGTACGCCTGCAACGTGGACGGTTTCGTCTACCGCCTCAAGGAGGGTGCGTGGACCTGGAAGGACTCGGTCCGCTACACCTCCGCCTGCCAGACCATCGGCGGTACGTCCGGCTCCCCGGTGATCGACAACGCGACCGGCAAGGTCGTCGCCGTCAACAACACCGGCAACGAGAACGGTCAGCGCTGCACGGACAACAATCCGTGCGAGGTCGACGAGAGCGGCAATGTGACGGTGCGCCAGGGCATCAACTACGCCCAGGAGACCTACGGCATCGTGCCGTGCATCGGCACCGGCAACAAGTTCGACCTCAGCCGGCCCGGGTGTGTCCTGCCCAGGCCGTAA
- a CDS encoding TetR/AcrR family transcriptional regulator, which translates to MVVFAGQGDARRSMSLLWRAEQPGQPRRTPGPGPRPGLSVDAIVTAAITVADEAGMAALSMRAVGERLSRTAMALYTYVPGKSELLDLMYDAVHAELPTQYADVDNWRTGLTDWARDTLSFHLRHPWVLQVSQARPVLGPHEYAALDTLVRLLNGTGLDAPLLRRLVGTLTHFVRGCAGTVAEARQAAAVTGESDEEWWFARSALLGEVAPDFADRYPSLSAMESAAAPQPPTPDVDALPYLEREARETFTVGLDVLLDGIEAAIRRTGTH; encoded by the coding sequence GTGGTGGTCTTCGCGGGACAAGGCGACGCCCGCCGCTCCATGTCCCTGCTATGGCGCGCCGAACAGCCGGGGCAGCCACGTCGCACCCCCGGCCCGGGCCCCAGGCCGGGGCTGAGCGTGGACGCGATCGTGACCGCCGCGATCACCGTCGCCGACGAGGCGGGCATGGCCGCGCTCTCGATGCGCGCGGTGGGCGAGCGGCTGAGCCGGACGGCGATGGCGCTCTACACGTACGTTCCCGGCAAGAGCGAGCTGCTGGACCTGATGTACGACGCGGTCCACGCCGAGCTGCCCACTCAGTACGCCGATGTCGACAACTGGCGTACCGGGCTGACCGATTGGGCGCGCGACACCCTCTCCTTCCACCTCCGCCACCCCTGGGTGCTCCAGGTCTCCCAGGCCCGCCCGGTCCTCGGCCCGCACGAGTACGCCGCCCTCGACACACTCGTACGCCTGCTGAACGGGACCGGGCTCGACGCCCCGCTCCTGCGGCGACTGGTCGGCACGCTGACCCACTTCGTCCGCGGCTGCGCCGGGACGGTCGCCGAGGCGCGGCAGGCCGCGGCGGTGACGGGCGAGTCGGACGAGGAGTGGTGGTTCGCCCGCTCGGCACTGCTGGGCGAGGTGGCACCCGACTTCGCGGACCGTTACCCGAGCCTGAGCGCCATGGAGAGCGCAGCCGCCCCGCAGCCGCCCACCCCCGACGTCGATGCACTGCCGTACCTGGAACGCGAAGCGCGGGAGACCTTCACGGTCGGACTCGACGTACTGCTCGACGGGATCGAGGCGGCCATCCGCCGCACGGGCACGCACTGA